In one window of Meiothermus sp. DNA:
- a CDS encoding gamma-glutamyl-gamma-aminobutyrate hydrolase encodes MTLAVLVCDDPPPGLEGMAGDYPAMFERLLGLPLTPFDVRTGQYPAQIEDFEGYLITGSRASVYDPLPWIPPLEDFVRAVAASSSRLVGVCFGHQMIGQALGGKVERWPLGWGVGVHRFAIYRQAPWMEPALKELRLILSCQDQITVLPPGALVLGGSEFSPHAIIQVGENVLGMQPHPEFPVAFAQALLEQRRERVGEARYTEARASFALEPTAREVAGWIRNFLAS; translated from the coding sequence ATGACGCTGGCTGTGCTGGTCTGCGACGACCCTCCGCCAGGCCTGGAGGGCATGGCGGGTGACTACCCCGCCATGTTCGAGCGGCTTTTGGGCCTGCCCCTCACCCCTTTCGACGTGCGAACGGGGCAGTATCCGGCCCAGATCGAAGACTTTGAGGGCTACCTGATTACAGGCTCTCGAGCCTCGGTCTACGACCCTCTGCCCTGGATCCCCCCCTTGGAGGACTTCGTGCGGGCGGTGGCGGCCTCGTCCAGCCGGCTGGTGGGGGTCTGCTTTGGTCACCAGATGATCGGCCAGGCCCTGGGGGGCAAGGTAGAGCGCTGGCCCCTGGGCTGGGGGGTGGGGGTGCATCGGTTCGCAATCTACCGGCAGGCCCCCTGGATGGAGCCTGCGCTCAAGGAACTCCGGCTCATTCTCTCCTGCCAGGATCAGATCACCGTGCTTCCGCCGGGAGCTTTGGTGCTGGGGGGAAGCGAATTCAGCCCCCACGCTATTATTCAAGTAGGGGAGAACGTGCTGGGGATGCAGCCCCACCCCGAGTTTCCCGTTGCGTTTGCCCAGGCCCTTTTGGAACAGCGGCGCGAGCGGGTGGGCGAGGCCCGCTACACCGAGGCCAGGGCCAGCTTTGCCCTGGAGCCCACCGCGAGGGAGGTGGCGGGCTGGATTCGGAATTTTCTCGCTTCCTGA
- a CDS encoding aldehyde dehydrogenase family protein yields the protein MTKTIQKTISPVDGRVYAERDLAGPDELEAALARAAQAQKAWAKTSLEERMRIVARMVEVMLGAVEEVAQELTWQMGRPIRYSPKEITGGFAERARYMTRIAPAALKDVPVEELPGFTRFIRREPLGLVLVLAPWNYPYLTSVNTIVPALLAGNAVVLKHSAQTPLVAERYAWALQEAGLPGGVFQYLHMGHDLVAQAIADPRVAFVAFTGSVAGGRAVERAAAGHFKGVALELGGKDPAYVRSDADLEYSAVNLVDGAMFNSGQSCCGVERIYVHESLYEPFVEAFVAETLKLRLGNPLDPETTLGPMVRTEAAEFVRGQIAEAVAQGAKALIDPRHFPADAPGTPYLAPQVLVNVHHGMRVMREESFGPVVGIMPVKSDAEALALMNDSPYGLTASIWSQDEGAALALGEAIETGTVFLNRCDYLDPALAWTGVKESGRGCSLSVLGYEQLTRPKSYHLRRL from the coding sequence GTGACCAAGACCATTCAAAAAACCATCAGCCCGGTGGATGGGCGGGTCTATGCCGAGCGGGATCTGGCCGGGCCAGATGAGCTCGAGGCCGCCCTGGCCCGTGCCGCCCAGGCCCAGAAAGCCTGGGCCAAAACCTCCCTGGAAGAACGAATGCGCATCGTAGCCCGAATGGTGGAGGTGATGCTTGGGGCGGTGGAGGAGGTGGCCCAAGAGCTTACCTGGCAGATGGGCCGCCCCATCCGCTATAGTCCCAAGGAGATCACCGGGGGCTTTGCCGAGCGGGCCCGCTACATGACCCGCATCGCCCCGGCAGCCCTGAAGGACGTTCCGGTGGAGGAACTGCCGGGCTTTACGCGCTTCATCCGGCGGGAGCCTTTGGGGTTGGTGCTGGTGCTGGCCCCCTGGAACTACCCCTACCTGACCTCGGTCAACACCATCGTGCCCGCCCTCCTGGCCGGAAACGCGGTGGTGCTCAAGCACTCGGCCCAGACCCCCCTGGTGGCTGAGCGCTACGCCTGGGCCTTGCAGGAGGCCGGCTTACCTGGGGGGGTCTTCCAGTACCTGCATATGGGTCACGACCTGGTGGCCCAGGCCATTGCCGACCCACGGGTGGCCTTCGTGGCCTTTACCGGCTCGGTGGCTGGGGGGCGGGCGGTAGAGCGGGCCGCAGCGGGGCACTTCAAGGGGGTGGCCCTGGAGCTGGGGGGAAAGGACCCGGCCTATGTGCGCTCAGATGCCGACCTCGAGTATAGCGCGGTGAACCTGGTGGACGGGGCCATGTTCAACTCGGGCCAGTCCTGCTGCGGGGTGGAGCGCATCTACGTGCATGAGAGCCTCTACGAGCCTTTCGTGGAGGCCTTTGTGGCCGAGACCCTGAAGCTCAGGCTGGGCAACCCCTTAGACCCCGAGACCACCCTGGGCCCCATGGTGCGCACCGAGGCCGCCGAGTTCGTGCGGGGCCAGATAGCCGAGGCAGTAGCCCAGGGGGCTAAAGCCCTCATAGACCCCCGTCACTTTCCCGCCGACGCGCCGGGCACGCCCTACCTGGCCCCCCAGGTGCTGGTGAACGTGCACCACGGGATGCGAGTGATGCGGGAAGAGAGTTTTGGCCCGGTGGTGGGCATAATGCCGGTAAAAAGCGATGCGGAAGCCCTGGCGCTTATGAACGACTCCCCCTACGGCCTCACCGCCTCGATCTGGAGCCAGGACGAAGGGGCCGCGCTGGCACTTGGAGAGGCCATAGAGACCGGTACCGTCTTCCTCAACCGCTGCGACTACCTGGATCCCGCCCTGGCCTGGACGGGGGTCAAGGAGTCCGGGCGGGGCTGCTCGCTCTCCGTGCTGGGCTACGAGCAGCTCACCCGGCCCAAGTCGTATCATCTGCGTAGGCTATGA
- a CDS encoding glucose 1-dehydrogenase, producing the protein MQLANKVALITGAASGIGLEAALLFAREGAKVVAVDVSEKGRGTVQAIRSAGGEAHFVQADVSKTADAERMVQEAEHAFGQLDILFNNAGISHAEDDDAIHTSEAVWDVTFAVNVKGVFLGCKYGIPALRRAGGGVVINTASFVAFLGAATPQLAYTASKGAVLSMTRELAVIHARENIRVNALCPGPLQTELLMKYLDTPEKRQRRLVHIPMGRFGQATEIAQAALFLASPSSSFMTGAALLVDGGITAAYVTPE; encoded by the coding sequence ATGCAACTTGCGAACAAGGTGGCCCTGATTACCGGCGCCGCCAGCGGGATTGGCCTCGAGGCGGCCCTGCTCTTTGCCCGCGAGGGGGCCAAGGTGGTGGCGGTAGACGTTTCCGAGAAGGGCCGGGGAACCGTCCAAGCCATTCGGAGCGCCGGAGGCGAGGCCCACTTCGTGCAGGCCGATGTCTCCAAGACCGCCGATGCTGAGCGCATGGTACAGGAAGCCGAGCATGCTTTTGGGCAACTCGACATCCTCTTCAACAACGCCGGCATCTCCCACGCCGAGGACGACGATGCCATCCACACCAGCGAGGCCGTATGGGATGTGACCTTTGCCGTGAACGTGAAGGGGGTCTTTTTGGGCTGCAAGTACGGCATCCCCGCCTTGCGCCGCGCCGGGGGGGGCGTGGTCATCAACACCGCCTCCTTTGTGGCCTTCCTGGGGGCTGCCACCCCCCAACTGGCCTACACCGCGAGCAAGGGGGCGGTGCTCTCCATGACCCGCGAGCTGGCGGTGATTCACGCCCGGGAGAACATAAGGGTCAATGCGCTGTGCCCAGGGCCCCTGCAGACCGAGCTCTTGATGAAGTACCTGGACACCCCGGAAAAGCGCCAGCGCCGCCTGGTGCACATCCCCATGGGCCGTTTCGGCCAGGCCACCGAAATCGCCCAGGCCGCCTTGTTTTTGGCCAGCCCGTCTTCTTCCTTCATGACCGGGGCAGCCTTGCTGGTGGATGGGGGTATTACTGCGGCCTATGTCACACCGGAGTAG
- a CDS encoding glutamine synthetase family protein, with the protein MAHSAEEKLNWLAQKVNAGEIETVLVAFPDHYGRLMGKRFEAEFFVEQVALHGTHGCDYLLTTDMEMEPVQGYRFANWELGYGDFHLVPDLSTLRPASWLEKSAIVLCDLEDERTHRLVEVAPRTLLRRQLKRAKALGYTVMAASELEYYLYRVAYAAAHRQGYAGLEPAGYYLEDYHLLQGTREEPFTAAARRHLKASGIPVENSKGEWGLGQHEVNVRYAEALEMADRHVLFKQCLKEIADSMGLSVTFMAKPHHGQAGSSCHIHLSLWKDGQNAFAGEESYGPVQGSTVFGQFLAGWIAHVPDLMPFYAPTVNAYKRYEDGSWAPTRLAWSYDNRTAGFRVVGHGSSLRIECRIGGADLNPYLALAAALASGLAGLEQNLTPPAIFQGDIYQARHLPRVPHTLGEAVEGFAHSAFAKGVLGEAVHEHYTHFFRTEWQAFNRAVTDWERKRYFERI; encoded by the coding sequence ATGGCGCATAGCGCCGAAGAAAAACTCAACTGGCTGGCGCAAAAGGTAAATGCGGGCGAGATCGAGACCGTGCTGGTGGCCTTTCCCGACCACTACGGGCGGCTCATGGGCAAGCGTTTCGAGGCCGAGTTCTTTGTGGAGCAGGTAGCCCTGCACGGCACCCACGGCTGCGACTACCTGCTTACTACCGACATGGAGATGGAGCCGGTGCAGGGCTACCGCTTTGCCAACTGGGAGCTGGGCTATGGCGACTTTCACCTGGTGCCCGACCTCTCTACCCTGCGGCCTGCAAGCTGGCTCGAGAAAAGCGCCATCGTCCTCTGCGACTTGGAAGACGAGCGCACCCACCGGCTCGTGGAGGTAGCCCCCCGCACCCTCCTGAGGCGGCAGCTAAAGCGGGCCAAAGCCCTCGGTTACACGGTGATGGCGGCTTCGGAGCTGGAGTACTACTTGTACCGGGTCGCTTACGCTGCGGCCCACCGGCAGGGCTACGCGGGGCTCGAGCCCGCCGGCTACTACCTGGAGGACTACCACCTGCTGCAGGGCACCCGGGAGGAGCCCTTCACCGCAGCGGCGCGGCGCCATCTCAAAGCCTCGGGGATCCCGGTGGAGAACTCTAAGGGGGAGTGGGGCCTGGGGCAGCACGAGGTAAATGTGCGCTACGCCGAGGCCCTGGAAATGGCCGACCGGCACGTTCTGTTCAAACAGTGCCTCAAGGAAATTGCCGACAGCATGGGTCTCTCGGTAACCTTCATGGCCAAGCCCCACCACGGCCAGGCGGGGTCTTCCTGCCACATCCACCTTTCGCTGTGGAAGGACGGGCAGAACGCCTTTGCGGGAGAGGAAAGCTACGGGCCGGTTCAGGGGTCTACAGTTTTCGGGCAGTTCCTGGCGGGCTGGATTGCCCACGTACCCGACCTGATGCCTTTCTACGCTCCAACGGTGAACGCTTACAAGCGCTACGAGGACGGCTCCTGGGCCCCCACCCGGCTGGCCTGGAGCTACGATAACCGTACCGCCGGGTTCCGCGTGGTAGGGCACGGTAGTTCGCTGCGCATCGAGTGCCGCATCGGCGGGGCCGATTTGAACCCCTACCTGGCCCTGGCCGCAGCCCTGGCCTCGGGGCTCGCGGGCCTCGAGCAAAACCTAACCCCACCCGCCATCTTCCAGGGCGACATCTACCAGGCCCGCCACCTGCCGCGGGTGCCCCACACCCTGGGCGAGGCGGTGGAGGGTTTTGCCCATAGTGCCTTTGCCAAAGGGGTACTGGGCGAGGCCGTCCACGAGCACTACACCCACTTCTTCCGCACCGAGTGGCAGGCCTTTAACCGGGCCGTGACCGACTGGGAGCGCAAGCGGTACTTCGAGCGCATTTGA
- the eat gene encoding ethanolamine permease, producing the protein MENKPKEVRGAHYVDVDNTYLEKRRLRKSAGWVLLWGLGVGAVISGDFFGWNFGLAAGGFGGLLLATLVVAVMYVTMVLSIAELSTALPHAGGFYSFTRNAFGPNWAYLNGVTDLIEYVITPAVIVVGIAGYMNALIPGVPAWIWWAAFYALFVGINIRGTALTLRISLIVTLLALAVLVFFYVAAGLSGAFSWDKVFNIAPAEGGSSFLPFGWYGVFAALPFAIWFYLAIEQLPLAAEESHDVVRDMPRALILGIITLLVLSVLTLILNTGVAGAKEVGESGAPLELGFKAVFGDAATSTFLTLIAITGLVASFHAIIYAYGRLIFALSRAGYLPTGLSIVSRYHTPHYALVLGAVVGFLMCVLISTFSDSVGAALLNMAVFGAVISYAMVMFAYIRLARARPDLPRPYKSPLGVAGAWVGAILALVCLAATFAVESYRPGVVGTAVFVVLMMAYYWFYSRFRLVAQAPEEEAALIAEAQREIR; encoded by the coding sequence ATGGAAAACAAACCCAAAGAGGTGCGCGGGGCGCACTACGTGGATGTAGACAACACCTATCTGGAAAAGCGGCGCTTGCGCAAGAGCGCGGGCTGGGTGCTTTTATGGGGCCTGGGGGTGGGGGCGGTTATCTCGGGCGACTTCTTCGGCTGGAACTTCGGGCTGGCCGCAGGCGGCTTTGGGGGGCTTTTGCTGGCCACCCTCGTGGTGGCAGTGATGTACGTGACCATGGTGCTCTCCATCGCCGAACTCTCCACCGCGCTGCCCCACGCCGGGGGCTTTTACTCCTTTACCCGCAACGCCTTTGGGCCCAACTGGGCCTACCTGAACGGGGTCACCGATCTCATCGAGTATGTGATTACCCCGGCCGTGATTGTGGTGGGCATTGCGGGGTACATGAACGCCCTTATTCCTGGGGTGCCGGCCTGGATCTGGTGGGCGGCCTTTTATGCCCTGTTCGTGGGCATCAACATTCGGGGTACGGCCCTCACCCTCCGGATCTCGCTGATCGTGACTTTGCTGGCGCTCGCAGTGCTGGTCTTTTTCTACGTAGCTGCGGGTCTCTCCGGGGCGTTTAGCTGGGATAAGGTCTTCAACATTGCCCCTGCGGAGGGGGGCTCGAGCTTCCTCCCCTTTGGCTGGTACGGGGTTTTTGCAGCCCTACCCTTTGCCATCTGGTTCTATCTGGCCATCGAGCAGCTTCCTCTGGCTGCCGAGGAGTCGCACGATGTGGTGCGCGACATGCCCCGGGCGCTCATCCTGGGCATCATTACCCTGCTGGTGCTCTCGGTGCTCACCCTCATCCTCAACACTGGGGTCGCCGGCGCCAAGGAGGTCGGGGAGTCCGGCGCACCTTTGGAGCTGGGCTTCAAGGCGGTGTTTGGCGATGCGGCGACCAGCACCTTCCTGACACTTATTGCCATCACCGGCCTGGTGGCCAGCTTCCACGCCATCATCTACGCCTATGGGCGGCTCATCTTTGCCCTTTCACGGGCCGGCTACCTGCCTACCGGGCTTTCTATTGTGAGCCGCTACCACACCCCGCACTACGCCCTGGTGCTGGGCGCGGTGGTGGGCTTCTTGATGTGCGTGCTCATCAGCACTTTCTCCGATAGCGTGGGGGCCGCGCTTTTGAACATGGCCGTTTTTGGTGCGGTGATCTCTTATGCCATGGTGATGTTTGCTTACATTCGCCTGGCCCGCGCCCGCCCCGACCTGCCCAGGCCCTACAAGAGCCCCTTGGGTGTGGCGGGGGCCTGGGTGGGGGCCATTCTGGCCCTGGTCTGCTTGGCGGCTACCTTCGCGGTGGAGAGCTACCGCCCCGGCGTGGTGGGTACTGCCGTCTTTGTGGTGCTGATGATGGCCTACTACTGGTTCTACAGCCGCTTCCGCCTGGTGGCCCAGGCCCCCGAGGAGGAGGCCGCCCTCATTGCCGAGGCACAGCGGGAGATTCGCTAG
- a CDS encoding PLP-dependent aminotransferase family protein yields MGVRVKLRYDKHIALYRHIAEEFRTRIAKGELPPGTRLPTVRALAREVGTTRLTIHNAYRELQADGLIESVVGRGTFVSPQAQPTAQPSFSERLEPDSVLSDLHRLQQAKVLHNLALATADPTLFPYLSFWACLESLKPLAREVFGYGSVMGEPELRVALGELLEQRGIGADPSEVLVTVGGLQGLALVCRALAEPGEEVLLEEPTYLGLLGILKQFRLKPLPVPLDPEGPRLEVLEALLKRHRPRFYYTIPSYHNPTGLRFGESKLQRMLELSQTYGFTLVEDDTLGFLSYEKTPPIPLYALAQRTGLKAQVVHLASLSKVLMPGLRIGYLVAPPPLLERFTSLHNVSDITGPPPLLQRATAQFIRQGGLKQHLKQVLPIYQKRRDVLLQALSRYMPPGVHWSRPEGGFSCWVNLPRLFSNLELHHQALAQGVAITPGEAFLVQADETMHVRLCFGAQAAEGLEEGVKELAKLIRARVTHTQT; encoded by the coding sequence ATGGGGGTGCGGGTCAAGCTGCGGTATGACAAACATATAGCTTTATACCGCCACATTGCCGAGGAGTTTCGCACCCGCATTGCCAAGGGCGAGCTGCCCCCCGGTACCCGCCTGCCCACAGTACGGGCCCTGGCCCGCGAAGTAGGCACCACCCGCCTCACCATCCACAACGCTTACCGCGAGCTTCAGGCCGATGGGCTTATCGAGTCGGTGGTGGGACGGGGTACGTTTGTGAGCCCACAGGCCCAGCCCACCGCTCAGCCCAGCTTCAGCGAGCGGCTCGAGCCCGACTCGGTGCTCTCCGACCTGCACCGCTTGCAACAGGCCAAAGTCCTGCACAACCTGGCCCTGGCCACTGCCGACCCCACTTTGTTTCCCTACCTGTCTTTTTGGGCCTGTCTGGAGAGCCTGAAGCCTTTGGCCCGGGAGGTTTTTGGCTACGGCTCGGTGATGGGTGAGCCCGAGCTTAGGGTGGCCCTCGGCGAGCTGCTCGAGCAGCGGGGTATCGGGGCCGACCCCAGCGAGGTGCTGGTTACTGTGGGGGGGCTGCAAGGGCTGGCCCTGGTCTGCCGGGCCCTGGCCGAACCGGGTGAGGAGGTGCTCCTGGAGGAACCCACCTATTTGGGCCTCCTGGGCATCCTCAAGCAGTTTCGCCTCAAACCCCTGCCGGTACCGCTCGACCCCGAAGGCCCCCGGCTGGAGGTGCTCGAGGCCCTGCTGAAGCGCCACCGCCCGCGCTTTTACTACACCATTCCCAGCTACCATAACCCCACCGGGCTGCGCTTCGGCGAGTCGAAACTGCAGCGGATGCTCGAGCTTTCCCAAACCTACGGCTTCACCCTGGTAGAAGACGATACCCTGGGCTTCTTGAGCTATGAGAAAACCCCCCCCATCCCCCTCTATGCCCTGGCCCAGCGAACCGGCCTGAAGGCCCAGGTGGTGCACCTGGCCAGCCTCTCCAAGGTGCTGATGCCGGGTCTGCGCATTGGTTATCTGGTGGCTCCACCGCCCTTGCTCGAGCGCTTTACCTCTTTGCACAACGTCTCCGACATCACCGGCCCTCCGCCTCTCTTGCAGCGGGCTACAGCCCAGTTCATACGGCAGGGAGGCCTGAAGCAGCACCTCAAGCAGGTGCTCCCCATCTATCAAAAGCGCCGGGATGTGCTTTTGCAGGCTCTAAGCCGCTATATGCCCCCAGGGGTGCACTGGAGCCGTCCCGAGGGGGGGTTCTCCTGCTGGGTGAACCTGCCCCGGCTTTTTTCCAACCTCGAGCTGCACCACCAGGCCTTAGCCCAGGGGGTGGCCATCACCCCCGGCGAGGCTTTTTTGGTACAGGCCGACGAAACCATGCACGTGCGGCTGTGCTTTGGGGCCCAGGCCGCAGAGGGCCTGGAAGAGGGGGTGAAAGAACTGGCAAAACTGATCCGTGCGCGGGTTACACACACACAGACATGA
- the abc-f gene encoding ribosomal protection-like ABC-F family protein, with the protein MRIVFAENIEYTLGARDLLNGVSLELRHGDRLALVGANGSGKTTLMRLLMGELQPSSGRVHRTEGVHLELLPQDPQYSPSDTVETVLKRGFARVQAMEAELARLETSLADPEVYHRWEKLHERFEAIGGYQQRARYEAVLKGLRFEGRQQEKASVLSGGETRRLALGALLLSGSDALLLDEPTNHLDLEMVAWLVNFLRSFGGATVTVSHDRQFLDQVTERVAWLRKGSLRLYEGNFTAFRRERALQEEQEAREYANWLKEKERREEILEQAQRWAHSSAKHAKRLHSLEARMEQFLEETVQAPDVDDPAVRIRFPVEKKVTAERVLEGWNLQKNFGGRELFHIPGLLVRNGERIAVIGPNGAGKTTLLKVLLGLLPSDHPAGRVKTGPGVRIGYYDQRLSGFDPELTLFETLYRMLGERAHAALGAWMFPYEAQFKQVKSLSGGERARLALLSLSLQQASLLVLDEPTNHLDLETVEALEQALLDYPGTLLLVSHDLAFLDRLATRTWHVFEGQFADYPAPPSEYLERRKTEVVPRKLERPTSRVEAQHPKPPRARGRWHLEREKERLEAQIAELEAQIQAELSRANQPSLHHSEYAQIAETQAKLEEALEQAFARWAEVVEQLEGSF; encoded by the coding sequence GTGCGGATTGTTTTTGCTGAGAATATTGAATATACCCTGGGCGCACGCGACTTGCTGAACGGGGTGAGCCTGGAACTGCGCCACGGCGACCGTCTGGCCCTGGTGGGGGCCAATGGCTCGGGCAAGACCACCCTGATGCGCCTCTTGATGGGGGAACTCCAGCCGAGCTCCGGGCGTGTTCACCGCACCGAGGGGGTGCACCTGGAGCTTTTGCCCCAGGACCCCCAGTACAGCCCCAGCGACACCGTGGAAACGGTGCTCAAGCGGGGGTTCGCCCGGGTACAGGCCATGGAAGCCGAACTGGCCCGCTTGGAAACCAGCCTGGCCGATCCCGAGGTTTACCATCGCTGGGAAAAGCTGCACGAGCGCTTCGAGGCCATTGGGGGCTATCAGCAGCGCGCCCGCTACGAGGCCGTGCTGAAGGGGCTTCGCTTCGAGGGGCGACAACAGGAAAAAGCCAGTGTGCTCTCCGGGGGCGAGACCCGGCGGCTGGCGCTGGGGGCGCTGCTCTTATCGGGGTCGGATGCCCTGCTGTTGGACGAGCCTACCAACCACCTCGACTTAGAGATGGTGGCCTGGCTGGTCAATTTTTTGCGATCGTTCGGGGGGGCTACCGTCACGGTCTCGCACGACCGGCAGTTTCTTGACCAGGTCACAGAGCGCGTGGCCTGGCTGCGCAAGGGCAGCCTCAGGCTTTATGAAGGCAACTTCACGGCTTTCCGCCGTGAGCGGGCCCTACAAGAAGAACAGGAAGCCCGCGAATACGCCAACTGGCTCAAAGAGAAAGAGCGGCGCGAGGAGATTCTGGAGCAGGCCCAGCGCTGGGCCCACAGCAGCGCCAAACACGCCAAGCGGCTGCACAGCCTGGAAGCCCGCATGGAGCAGTTCTTAGAAGAAACCGTCCAGGCTCCTGATGTGGACGACCCTGCGGTGCGGATCCGCTTTCCGGTGGAGAAGAAGGTCACTGCTGAGCGGGTTTTGGAAGGGTGGAATTTACAAAAGAACTTCGGAGGACGCGAACTCTTCCATATTCCTGGCCTGCTGGTTCGGAATGGCGAGCGCATTGCCGTTATCGGCCCCAACGGGGCGGGCAAGACCACCCTGCTCAAGGTGCTCCTGGGGCTGCTGCCCTCCGACCACCCGGCGGGGCGGGTCAAAACCGGGCCGGGGGTGCGGATTGGCTACTATGACCAAAGACTCTCGGGCTTCGACCCCGAACTCACCCTGTTCGAGACGCTCTACCGCATGCTGGGCGAGAGGGCCCATGCCGCTTTGGGAGCCTGGATGTTTCCCTACGAGGCCCAGTTCAAGCAGGTGAAGAGCCTTTCGGGGGGGGAGCGGGCCCGGCTGGCCCTGCTCTCGCTCTCGTTGCAACAAGCCAGCCTGCTGGTGCTGGACGAGCCGACCAACCACCTCGACCTCGAGACGGTGGAGGCCCTCGAGCAGGCCCTGCTGGATTATCCCGGCACCCTCTTGCTGGTCTCACACGACCTGGCCTTCCTCGATCGGCTGGCTACGCGCACCTGGCACGTTTTTGAGGGCCAGTTCGCTGACTACCCGGCCCCGCCCAGCGAATACCTGGAGCGTCGCAAGACGGAGGTGGTGCCCAGGAAACTCGAGCGGCCGACTTCCAGGGTTGAAGCGCAGCATCCGAAGCCCCCCAGGGCCAGGGGACGCTGGCACCTGGAGCGCGAAAAAGAACGCCTGGAAGCCCAAATTGCTGAACTCGAGGCACAAATCCAGGCTGAGCTTTCCAGGGCCAACCAGCCCAGCCTGCACCACAGCGAGTACGCCCAAATTGCCGAAACACAAGCCAAGTTGGAGGAAGCGCTTGAGCAAGCCTTTGCCCGCTGGGCCGAGGTGGTTGAGCAGCTTGAAGGTTCGTTCTGA
- a CDS encoding glycerol-3-phosphate acyltransferase, with amino-acid sequence MDLVWVVLAYLVGSLSFGRIAGVIRGFNLAERDTPGASGTFRQLGPKWGLAVALADVLKGVLAAYLSQWAQAPWAMPLMGVAVVAGHNWPLYFGFRGGGGIAPTLGFFGFLYPTITLVAVGIGLAVAGLYWQLYWKNHRGGWYPIPVGALVGYIYALIAFWPTGKGFWAFLLVSLVVALRGLRMIRKDQ; translated from the coding sequence ATGGACCTGGTGTGGGTGGTGCTGGCCTATCTGGTGGGTTCGCTCAGCTTTGGGCGCATTGCCGGTGTTATCCGGGGTTTCAACCTGGCCGAACGGGACACCCCCGGCGCCAGCGGGACTTTTCGTCAACTGGGGCCCAAGTGGGGCCTTGCGGTGGCGCTGGCCGATGTGCTCAAGGGGGTTCTGGCGGCCTACCTGAGCCAGTGGGCCCAGGCGCCCTGGGCCATGCCCCTGATGGGGGTGGCGGTGGTGGCGGGCCATAACTGGCCGCTCTATTTCGGCTTTCGGGGTGGGGGTGGTATTGCCCCCACTTTGGGGTTTTTTGGCTTTTTGTATCCCACCATCACGCTGGTGGCGGTTGGGATTGGTTTGGCCGTGGCGGGCCTGTACTGGCAGTTGTACTGGAAAAACCATCGGGGTGGTTGGTATCCCATTCCGGTAGGGGCCCTGGTGGGGTATATCTATGCCCTGATTGCCTTCTGGCCCACTGGAAAAGGGTTCTGGGCTTTTCTGTTGGTGAGCCTGGTGGTAGCTTTACGCGGTCTCAGGATGATCCGGAAGGACCAATGA
- a CDS encoding LacI family DNA-binding transcriptional regulator codes for MAKRKPTIHEVAHLAKVGIGTVSRVLNNHPSVRTETRERVLAAMSSLGYSPNPHARRVAGGRSYTISLILPVISTEFYNRLLEGIEQVLSEERYEIALFPIFSPLRLQRYLESRSLAYQTDGLLVASQGLAHLLPNQRFPTERPVVLVDAHSPRYDSAFVDNYLGGQMAAQHLAAFPGELFAIQMQEELDEVMRNTVGQERVAGFRDGLARVGRSLPDAHVFVSRFSAEGGRLALQHFMRLSRPPYNIFAGADLLALGVLEEAERQGLKIAEQVRLLGFDGHAWTEARGLSTLSQPIEEMGAEAARMLLERIRGYKGSPRARRFEPTLVVRSSTQNHTVYAD; via the coding sequence TTGGCCAAGCGTAAACCCACCATCCACGAAGTCGCCCACCTTGCCAAAGTGGGGATTGGTACAGTCAGCCGGGTTCTGAACAACCACCCCTCGGTACGGACCGAGACCCGCGAGCGGGTACTGGCGGCTATGTCCAGCCTTGGTTACAGCCCCAACCCCCACGCCAGGCGGGTGGCCGGGGGGCGCAGTTACACCATCTCGCTCATCCTGCCGGTTATCTCAACCGAATTTTACAACCGGCTCCTCGAGGGTATCGAGCAGGTCTTGAGCGAGGAGCGCTACGAAATTGCACTCTTTCCCATCTTCTCCCCCCTGCGGCTGCAACGCTACCTGGAGAGCCGCTCTTTGGCCTACCAAACCGATGGCTTGCTGGTAGCCTCCCAGGGCCTGGCTCATCTGCTGCCCAACCAGCGGTTTCCCACCGAGCGCCCAGTGGTTCTGGTAGACGCCCACAGCCCCCGCTACGACTCTGCCTTCGTAGACAACTACCTGGGTGGGCAGATGGCCGCCCAGCACCTTGCAGCCTTTCCTGGAGAGCTGTTCGCCATCCAGATGCAAGAAGAACTCGACGAGGTTATGCGCAATACCGTAGGGCAGGAACGGGTCGCGGGGTTTCGCGATGGGCTAGCCCGCGTAGGCCGCTCGCTGCCGGACGCTCACGTCTTCGTCTCGCGCTTCTCTGCCGAGGGCGGGCGGCTGGCCCTGCAGCACTTTATGCGGCTGTCCAGGCCTCCCTACAACATTTTTGCCGGAGCCGACCTCCTGGCCCTGGGGGTGCTCGAGGAAGCCGAACGACAGGGTCTGAAGATAGCTGAGCAGGTACGCTTGCTGGGCTTCGACGGCCACGCCTGGACCGAGGCCCGGGGCCTGTCCACCCTGTCGCAGCCCATCGAGGAGATGGGGGCCGAGGCCGCCCGCATGCTTTTGGAGCGCATTCGGGGCTACAAGGGCAGCCCCCGGGCCCGGCGTTTCGAGCCCACCCTGGTCGTCCGAAGCTCCACCCAGAACCACACCGTGTATGCGGACTGA